From one Magnolia sinica isolate HGM2019 chromosome 18, MsV1, whole genome shotgun sequence genomic stretch:
- the LOC131233230 gene encoding transcription factor EAT1-like produces the protein MYGECDYIDSHDRHLLQGPVVDGPPQTTTNFPSLAAMASSNNSNNNDNNNNSSNNNNSLEDNLRLSSFSLEDISRINPSEEAVTIGIDLQQQLGFDLEQEYNSHLKQEMLEESHPPLDHPSWESGHIHEMQDTSIHHHLHQQQHQFQLQQHEQQNLQHISSAPFTNSPYGPPDLLNLLHLPRCSVPPVLPTSSISFDGGPARRTTNNFHTSLGFLGELPTADSTTASTVLYDPPLQLNFPPQPPMFQDLFYTLPHSYELPGSMGGSYFGGADDREGNGGVFQEGDGRQFETSVLDFRREIPGLCKGEVRGTNTEKQRREQSNEKYQALRSLVPNPTKNDRATIVADAIDYIKELLRTVDELKILVDKKRCGWERSKKCKMDDEAAPADMESSSMKPLTNREQSFNGSLRSSWLLRKSKDTIVDVRIIDDEVNIKLTQRKKMNCLLLVGKIIDELQMELLQVAGGNIGDYYIFMFNTKISEGSSVYASAIAKKLIDVLDRQHPAFPASF, from the exons atGTATGGTGAGTGTGACTACATTGATTCTCATGATCGTCACCTACTGCAAGGACCAgtagttgatggcccacctcaaACTACCACAAACTTCCCAAGCCTAGCAGCCATGgccagcagcaacaacagcaacaacaacgacaacaacaataacagcagcaacaacaacaacagcttGGAAGACAACCTCAGGCTATCCAGCTTCTCCCTTGAAGACATCTCCAGAATCAACCCCTCCGAGGAAGCTGTTACGATTGGAATCGATCTCCAACAACAACTCGGCTTCGATCTCGAACAGGAATACAACAGCCATCTGAAGCAAGAGATGCTAGAAGAGTCCCACCCACCGCTCGATCACCCCAGTTGGGAGTCAGGCCACATACACGAAATGCAAGATACCAGCATCCACCACCATCTTCACCAACAGCAGCACCAATTTCAGCTCCAACAACACGAACAACAAAATCTCCAACACATCAGTTCGGCCCCATTCACAAACTCTCCCTACGGCCCGCCTGATctcctcaacctcctacactTACCGCGGTGCTCGGTCCCACCAGTTCTTCCAACATCCTCAATTTCTTTCGATGGGGGACCTGCCAGAAGAACAACCAATAACTTCCACACTAGTTTGGGCTTCCTTGGCGAGCTCCCAACAGCCGATAGCACGACGGCGTCGACTGTGCTGTATGACCCACCGCTCCAACTGAATTTCCCACCGCAACCGCCCATGTTTCAGGACCTCTTCTATACATTGCCACATAGCTATGAATTGCCGGGGTCGATGGGCGGATCATACTTCGGTGGAGCAGACGATAGGGAGGGGAATGGTGGTGTTTTTCAGGAGGGAGATGGAAGGCAGTTTGAGACTTCAGTTCTTGATTTTAGGAGAGAGATTCCTGGTTTGTGTAAAGGAGAGGTGAGAGGAACCAACACTGAAAAGCAAAGGAGAGAGCAGTCGAATGAGAAATACCAGGCATTGAGATCTCTTGTTCCAAACCCAACAAAG AATGATAGAGCCACAATTGTCGCTGATGCGATCGACTACATTAAAGAACTTCTACGAACCGTCGATGAGCTTAAAATATTGGTGGATAAGAAGAGATGTGGGTGGGAAAGGAGCAAGAAATGCAAGATGGATGATGAGGCGGCCCCTGCTGACATGGAGAGCTCATCAATGAAGCCTCTGACCAATCGTGAGCAGTCATTCAATGGATCGCTGAGAAGCTCTTGGCTGCTGAGGAAGTCCAAGGACACCATTGTCGATGTCCGCATCATTGATGATGAGGTGAACATCAAGCTCACGCAGCGGAAGAAGATGAATTGCTTGCTCCTAGTGGGGAAGATCATCGACGAGCTCCAGATGGAGCTGCTTCAGGTGGCCGGCGGCAACATCGGCGATTATTACATCTTCATGTTCAATACAAAG ATAAGTGAAGGATCTTCTGTGTATGCAAGTGCAATAGCCAAGAAGCTGATTGATGTTCTTGACAGGCAACATCCAGCATTTCCAGCTAGCTTTTAG